The following proteins are encoded in a genomic region of Bradyrhizobium sp. SK17:
- a CDS encoding nitronate monooxygenase family protein, whose amino-acid sequence MSMPALFKGRLSLPVIGAPLFIISVPDLVIAQCKAGVVGSFPALNARPPELLDEWLYRIKEELAAYDKAHPERPSAPFAVNQIVHKSNNRLDHDMALCEKHKVPMIISSLGAREELNQAVHGWGGIVFHDVINQKFAHKAIEKGADGLILVAAGAGGHAGTLSPFPFVSETRQWFDGPIALSGTIANGRAIRAARIIGADFAYIGSAFIATKEANAVEGYKSMITNSSAEDIVYSNLFTGVHGNYLKPSIVAAGMDPENLPTSDPSKMSFGTDSSGERAKPKAWKEIWGSGQGVGSISKVVPAAELIGRFKKEYDEAVDPAL is encoded by the coding sequence ATGTCCATGCCTGCTCTGTTCAAGGGCCGCCTGTCTCTACCCGTGATCGGGGCGCCGCTGTTCATCATCTCCGTGCCCGACCTCGTCATCGCGCAGTGCAAGGCCGGCGTGGTCGGCTCGTTTCCGGCGCTGAACGCGCGGCCGCCGGAGCTGCTCGACGAATGGCTGTACCGGATCAAGGAAGAGCTTGCCGCTTACGACAAGGCGCACCCGGAGCGGCCGTCGGCGCCGTTCGCGGTCAACCAGATCGTGCACAAGTCGAACAACCGGCTCGATCACGACATGGCGCTTTGCGAGAAGCACAAGGTGCCGATGATCATCTCCTCGCTCGGCGCGCGCGAGGAGCTCAACCAGGCCGTCCACGGCTGGGGCGGCATCGTGTTCCACGACGTCATCAATCAGAAGTTCGCGCACAAGGCGATCGAGAAGGGCGCCGACGGCCTGATCCTGGTCGCGGCGGGCGCCGGCGGTCATGCCGGCACGCTGTCGCCGTTCCCGTTCGTGTCGGAGACGCGGCAGTGGTTCGACGGGCCGATCGCGCTGTCGGGCACCATCGCCAACGGCCGCGCCATTCGCGCGGCGCGCATCATCGGCGCCGACTTCGCCTATATCGGCTCCGCCTTCATCGCCACCAAGGAGGCGAATGCGGTCGAGGGCTACAAGAGCATGATCACCAATTCCTCCGCCGAGGACATCGTCTACTCCAATCTGTTCACCGGCGTGCATGGCAACTACCTGAAGCCGTCGATTGTCGCGGCCGGCATGGACCCGGAGAACCTGCCGACCTCCGATCCTTCGAAGATGAGCTTCGGCACCGACTCGTCGGGCGAGCGCGCCAAGCCGAAGGCCTGGAAGGAGATCTGGGGCTCCGGCCAGGGTGTCGGCAGCATCTCCAAGGTGGTGCCCGCGGCCGAGCTGATTGGCCGGTTCAAGAAGGAGTACGACGAAGCGGTTGATCCGGCGCTTTGA
- a CDS encoding NAD(P)H-dependent flavin oxidoreductase, with protein MSRGRNNLSADLLARFHDRLRLPLIAAPMFLVSGVELVVAACRNGVIGSFPTVNCRETEQLDAWLGDIERRLQAHADASGKAAAPVCPNLIVHRSNARLQQDLAVLLRHEPELVITSVGSPAPVLAPLHDAGALVFADVASIRHAERAVAAGADGLVLLTAGAGGQTGWLNPFVFVRAVRGFFDGPIVLAGGISDGHALRASEALGCDLAYMGTKFIATRESMADARYKQMLVDATADDILLTTAFTGLQTNMLRPSIEAAGLDPDDLPARGAIDIGKDIDIGARESRPKRWRDIWSGGHSTSGVTGVLAVDDLVAQTIAEYGAASARVRLGPGDR; from the coding sequence ATGAGTCGGGGAAGAAACAACTTGTCCGCTGATCTCCTCGCGCGCTTTCATGATCGTCTCCGGCTGCCGCTGATCGCGGCGCCGATGTTCTTGGTGTCCGGTGTCGAGCTGGTGGTAGCCGCCTGCCGCAACGGCGTGATCGGTTCGTTTCCGACCGTGAATTGCCGTGAGACGGAACAGCTTGATGCATGGCTAGGTGACATCGAGCGCCGCCTGCAAGCGCATGCCGATGCCAGCGGCAAGGCGGCGGCGCCGGTCTGTCCGAACCTGATCGTGCACCGCTCCAACGCGCGGCTACAGCAGGACCTCGCCGTGCTGCTGCGGCACGAGCCCGAGCTCGTGATCACCTCGGTCGGCTCGCCGGCGCCGGTGCTCGCGCCGTTGCACGATGCCGGCGCGCTCGTTTTCGCCGACGTCGCCTCGATCCGCCATGCCGAGCGCGCGGTCGCCGCCGGCGCCGACGGGCTCGTGCTGCTGACCGCCGGCGCGGGCGGGCAGACCGGCTGGCTCAATCCGTTCGTGTTCGTCCGCGCGGTGCGTGGTTTCTTCGATGGCCCGATCGTGCTCGCCGGCGGCATCAGCGACGGCCACGCGCTGCGCGCCTCGGAGGCGCTCGGCTGCGACCTCGCCTATATGGGCACCAAGTTCATCGCGACGCGCGAGAGCATGGCGGACGCCAGATACAAGCAGATGCTGGTCGATGCGACCGCAGATGACATCTTGCTCACGACGGCGTTCACCGGTTTGCAGACCAACATGCTGCGGCCCTCGATCGAGGCCGCCGGTCTCGATCCCGACGACCTGCCGGCGCGCGGCGCGATCGACATCGGCAAGGACATCGACATCGGCGCCCGCGAAAGCCGCCCGAAGCGCTGGCGCGACATCTGGAGTGGCGGTCACTCCACCTCGGGGGTGACCGGGGTGCTCGCGGTCGACGACCTCGTGGCGCAGACGATCGCGGAGTACGGGGCCGCGAGCGCGCGGGTGCGGCTCGGTCCAGGCGATCGTTGA
- a CDS encoding toll/interleukin-1 receptor domain-containing protein, translated as MPNDFSVFISHRAEDRFLARLLKARLEYLSSLDDQRSLECFVCEEIPGGAEWRQWMIDNTAKADCLIFIHTNAEHNWTWCASEISQFDGYKRALKLMSKVLWFSVDSSPSFPMLAENEFYGIGDDEVRRFLEDLFVRPTFGAVPLRPKLNANHARDFNEAVKDLHAQFMQITRPEELFRLRLRIVFSDELSFRQKADTLKALPPTDRARGFLRDAKLEADPATTTLLSGPDTANLDWQDLLSAQNRYDSGAWLDELTSYVANSFSDVDVASRRSREQVLNPIFRDLKLYQPVIARLEYLDNTPFSVVIIFVPMPPFSEDPRLMVAQNMPKDIVFLSILLRLARRFRWSFLEPLYNAVEDLDEDCSAKRWDDLLQRYHECLENLDSILRQGNMRELETVGDIKSTINIADDALLKEMFKDWGTFQARLAQAIEKKSPGDVRQTLEPWLKRNKDFMKQLLVETQGKVEKLRPLEAR; from the coding sequence ATGCCCAATGATTTCTCGGTCTTTATCAGCCATCGCGCCGAAGACAGATTTCTTGCACGGCTTTTGAAAGCACGGCTCGAATATCTCAGCAGCCTGGACGATCAGCGTTCGCTGGAATGCTTCGTGTGCGAGGAGATTCCCGGCGGCGCGGAATGGCGGCAGTGGATGATCGACAACACGGCGAAAGCCGACTGCTTGATCTTCATCCACACCAATGCCGAGCACAATTGGACGTGGTGCGCCTCGGAGATTTCCCAATTCGACGGCTACAAGCGCGCGCTGAAGCTCATGTCAAAGGTGCTGTGGTTCTCGGTCGACAGCTCGCCCTCGTTTCCGATGCTGGCGGAGAACGAGTTCTACGGGATCGGCGACGACGAGGTCCGGCGGTTCCTCGAGGATCTGTTCGTGCGGCCGACGTTCGGCGCGGTGCCGCTGCGGCCGAAGCTGAACGCCAATCACGCCCGCGACTTCAACGAAGCGGTGAAGGACCTGCACGCGCAGTTCATGCAGATCACCCGGCCGGAAGAGTTGTTTCGTCTGCGGCTTCGCATCGTATTCAGCGACGAGCTATCGTTCCGGCAGAAGGCCGATACCCTGAAGGCATTGCCGCCCACTGACCGTGCGCGTGGATTCCTGAGGGATGCCAAGCTGGAGGCGGATCCCGCCACCACCACGCTGCTGTCCGGCCCCGATACGGCCAATCTCGACTGGCAGGATCTGCTCAGCGCCCAGAACCGCTACGACAGCGGCGCCTGGCTCGACGAGCTGACGAGCTATGTCGCGAACTCGTTCTCCGACGTCGATGTCGCCAGCCGGCGCAGCCGCGAGCAGGTCCTCAATCCGATCTTCCGTGATCTGAAGCTGTATCAGCCGGTGATCGCCCGGCTCGAATATCTCGACAACACGCCGTTCTCGGTCGTCATCATCTTCGTCCCGATGCCGCCATTCAGCGAAGACCCGAGGCTGATGGTCGCGCAGAACATGCCAAAGGACATCGTCTTCCTCTCGATCCTGCTGCGACTGGCACGACGCTTCAGATGGTCGTTTCTCGAGCCGCTCTACAACGCCGTCGAGGACCTCGACGAGGATTGCAGCGCCAAGCGATGGGACGATCTGCTGCAACGCTACCACGAATGCCTGGAAAATCTCGATTCGATCCTGCGGCAGGGCAACATGCGCGAGCTCGAAACCGTCGGCGACATCAAATCGACGATCAATATCGCCGACGATGCTCTGTTGAAGGAAATGTTCAAGGATTGGGGGACGTTTCAGGCCCGGCTTGCGCAGGCGATTGAGAAGAAGTCGCCGGGCGACGTGCGGCAAACGCTGGAGCCCTGGCTGAAGCGCAACAAGGACTTCATGAAGCAACTGCTCGTCGAAACCCAAGGCAAGGTGGAGAAGCTGCGGCCGCTGGAGGCCCGCTGA
- a CDS encoding hybrid sensor histidine kinase/response regulator, producing the protein MRPGPSSERAVILAANERDAVKTAHLIKEAGYYANICGDLAELERQVASGAGLAIIADEAIRSADLAGLTRWLNEQPSWSDFPIVLMSEGGGSERSPEAARLGRVLGNVTFVERPFHPTTLVSLVAAAVRGRRRQYQTRQILEDLTESEDLLQTALNAGHLGALEVHLPGLDLEASPTCKSFFGRKPGDPFTYQDLLDAVHPDDRARRGEIAEQTLRTGADYQIEYRNIWPDGTEHWVDVRARAVRRPDGSIRSLVGVCSDITARKTAEIEREALLAQLAAERTALAELTATLEQRVEHRSADLMKEVAARERAQEQLRHAQKMEAIGQLTGGVAHDFNNLLMAVMGNLDLLRKRVPEDPRLQRLIDGALQGAERGASLTQRLLAFARQQDLRAVPVDLGALVRDMSDLLERSLGPRIALRLDIPEGLPPACIDTNQLELAILNLAINARDAMPDGGTIEIRLAAWQTRSEQARSEQARNDPALQPGNYLKLSVIDSGTGMAPDVLKRAIEPFFSSKPVGKGTGLGLSMVHGLAVQLGGALQLSSAVGKGTTAVLVLPVATAAPEAESPAPAARPVRRSAVILLVDDDPLIAMSTMEMLEDLGHRVIGASSGPHALDILKSDQEIDLMMTDHVMPGMTGMELAAASREVRPQLLVLLATGYAELPDGFQVDLPRLAKPYHQDQLRERLDQLLGQDVRQHAAKVGASADTLAAPSTLSPSP; encoded by the coding sequence ATGAGGCCCGGTCCGTCCTCCGAACGCGCGGTCATCCTGGCCGCGAACGAGCGGGACGCCGTAAAGACCGCCCATCTGATCAAGGAAGCCGGCTACTACGCCAACATCTGCGGCGACCTCGCCGAGCTCGAGCGTCAGGTCGCAAGCGGTGCGGGCCTTGCCATCATCGCCGATGAGGCGATCAGGAGCGCCGATCTCGCCGGCCTGACGCGCTGGCTGAACGAGCAGCCGTCATGGTCGGATTTTCCGATCGTGCTGATGAGCGAGGGCGGTGGATCGGAGCGTAGTCCGGAAGCGGCGCGGCTCGGCCGCGTGCTCGGCAATGTCACCTTCGTCGAGCGGCCGTTTCATCCGACCACGCTGGTGAGCCTGGTGGCCGCGGCGGTGCGCGGCCGCCGCCGCCAGTACCAGACCCGCCAGATCCTCGAGGACCTCACCGAGAGCGAAGACCTGTTGCAGACCGCGCTCAATGCCGGCCATCTCGGCGCGCTCGAGGTCCATTTGCCGGGTCTCGACCTCGAGGCGTCGCCGACCTGCAAGAGCTTCTTCGGGCGCAAGCCCGGCGATCCCTTCACCTATCAGGACCTGCTGGATGCGGTGCATCCCGATGACCGCGCGCGCCGCGGCGAGATCGCCGAGCAGACGCTGCGCACCGGTGCGGATTACCAGATCGAATATCGCAACATCTGGCCCGACGGCACCGAGCACTGGGTCGACGTCCGCGCCCGCGCGGTGCGCCGGCCCGACGGCAGCATCCGCTCGCTGGTCGGGGTCTGCTCCGACATCACCGCGCGCAAGACCGCGGAGATCGAACGCGAGGCGCTGCTGGCGCAGCTCGCCGCCGAGCGCACCGCGCTTGCCGAGCTCACCGCGACGCTGGAGCAGCGGGTCGAGCATCGCTCCGCCGACCTGATGAAGGAGGTCGCCGCGCGCGAGCGGGCGCAGGAGCAGCTCCGCCATGCCCAGAAGATGGAGGCGATCGGCCAGCTCACTGGCGGCGTCGCGCACGATTTCAACAATCTCCTGATGGCGGTGATGGGCAATCTCGATCTGCTGCGCAAGCGGGTGCCGGAGGATCCGCGCCTGCAACGGCTGATCGACGGCGCGCTACAGGGCGCCGAGCGCGGTGCATCGCTGACGCAGCGGCTGCTCGCGTTCGCGCGGCAGCAGGATCTGCGCGCGGTGCCGGTCGATCTCGGCGCGCTGGTGCGCGACATGAGCGATCTCCTGGAGCGATCGCTTGGACCGCGCATCGCGCTGCGGCTCGACATTCCCGAGGGGCTGCCGCCGGCCTGCATCGACACCAACCAGCTTGAGCTTGCGATCCTCAACCTTGCGATCAACGCGCGTGACGCGATGCCGGATGGCGGCACCATCGAGATCCGGCTCGCGGCCTGGCAGACGAGGAGCGAGCAAGCCAGGAGCGAGCAGGCCCGGAACGATCCGGCGTTGCAGCCGGGCAACTACCTGAAACTGTCGGTCATCGACAGCGGCACCGGGATGGCGCCGGACGTGCTGAAGCGGGCGATCGAGCCGTTCTTCTCGTCCAAGCCGGTGGGCAAGGGGACCGGGCTCGGCCTGTCGATGGTGCACGGGCTCGCGGTGCAGCTCGGCGGCGCGCTACAGCTGTCGAGTGCGGTCGGCAAGGGTACCACGGCGGTGCTGGTGCTGCCGGTCGCGACCGCCGCGCCGGAAGCCGAGAGCCCGGCGCCCGCGGCGCGGCCGGTCAGGCGGTCGGCAGTGATCCTGCTCGTCGACGACGATCCGTTGATCGCGATGTCCACCATGGAGATGCTGGAGGATCTCGGCCATCGCGTCATCGGCGCCAGTTCCGGACCGCACGCGCTCGATATCCTGAAGAGCGACCAGGAGATCGACCTGATGATGACCGATCACGTGATGCCCGGCATGACCGGCATGGAGCTCGCCGCGGCCTCGCGCGAAGTGCGGCCGCAACTCCTTGTCCTGCTCGCCACCGGCTATGCCGAACTGCCCGATGGCTTCCAGGTCGACCTGCCGCGGCTGGCCAAGCCCTACCACCAGGATCAACTGCGCGAACGGTTGGATCAGCTGCTCGGGCAGGATGTAAGGCAGCACGCGGCCAAGGTGGGTGCCAGCGCCGATACCCTCGCTGCGCCGTCCACCCTCTCACCGTCACCCTGA
- a CDS encoding thioesterase family protein, which translates to MDPIFRVDGDRVVTSPDAAGPWDPRMQHGSAPAALVVWAAEAIATPVPMRIARVTIDLMRPVPVAPLTVQSEILRDGRKIQLCGVRLLADGVVVVSASVLKIKQQTAELPPDIAALPVELPGPDESLVEPGNLANSPFVKCISMRAARGRFGVMGPGAIWFRVDRPLIAGAAVSQAMRAVVASDFSNGVSPALDFSQWTFINADLTVSLAREPVGDWVLLDSESWIGPDGAGLAMSRLADTSGYFGRTVQSLVIERR; encoded by the coding sequence ATGGACCCGATCTTCAGGGTTGACGGCGACCGCGTCGTCACCAGTCCCGACGCCGCGGGTCCCTGGGACCCGCGGATGCAGCATGGCTCCGCGCCGGCGGCGCTGGTGGTGTGGGCGGCCGAAGCGATCGCCACGCCGGTGCCGATGCGGATCGCGCGCGTCACCATCGATCTGATGCGTCCGGTGCCGGTGGCGCCGCTGACGGTGCAAAGCGAGATCCTGCGCGACGGCCGCAAGATCCAGCTCTGCGGCGTCAGGCTGCTCGCCGACGGCGTGGTCGTGGTCTCGGCCAGCGTGCTGAAGATCAAGCAGCAGACCGCCGAACTGCCGCCTGATATCGCGGCGCTTCCGGTCGAACTGCCGGGCCCCGACGAAAGTCTGGTCGAACCGGGTAATCTCGCGAACAGCCCGTTCGTCAAATGCATCTCGATGCGGGCCGCGCGCGGCCGCTTTGGCGTGATGGGACCCGGCGCGATCTGGTTCCGGGTCGACCGGCCGTTGATCGCGGGCGCCGCCGTGTCGCAGGCGATGCGGGCGGTGGTCGCCTCGGATTTCTCCAACGGCGTCTCGCCGGCGCTCGATTTCAGCCAATGGACCTTCATCAACGCCGACCTCACGGTGAGCCTGGCGCGGGAGCCGGTCGGCGACTGGGTCCTGCTCGACAGCGAGTCCTGGATCGGGCCTGACGGCGCCGGACTGGCGATGTCGCGGCTTGCCGACACCAGTGGCTATTTCGGCCGGACGGTGCAGAGCCTGGTGATCGAGCGGCGCTAA
- a CDS encoding AMP-binding protein, whose translation MSDPLYAFPAVCEQTLRALARYPSRTAFAWPGGSLSYQGATDLIGRMQSVFMQLGFAPGTRVAMLTANRADTWCAGVAAQLSRLAVTWLHPLGSLDDQLFQIEDSEAEMLIVDGITFRDRGGELAAKAAGLKNVFTLGPASYGVDLLQVVEDAGSASPRSFAHYDDIAILNYTGGTTGKSKGALRHHRENAGATTAILADFEIPETPRYLTVAPISHVAGTKVLPTLMRGGTVHMLKGFDPEAVFKTIEREKINSTLFVPTMIYVMLDHPALPKTDLSSLELLLYGASAMSPSRLVEGIERIGPVFSQLYGQTECYPISVLRKADHDPKTPELFASCGFPITACQVKILDQDDQEVATGEAGEICVRASHVMAEYWKRPDITAETLKSGWLHTGDIARMDERGYMFILDRKKDMIVSGGFNIFPREVEDVLSQHADVAMVAVVGVPDDKWGEAVTAVVVAREGAAPDADELIGLVKAKKGSAHAPKQIQFVKELPMTGVGKVDKKVLKARFWTGRDRMVG comes from the coding sequence ATGAGCGATCCGCTCTATGCATTTCCGGCGGTGTGCGAACAGACCTTGCGGGCGCTGGCGCGCTATCCGTCACGCACCGCCTTCGCGTGGCCCGGCGGCTCGCTCAGTTATCAAGGCGCGACCGACCTGATCGGGCGGATGCAGAGCGTGTTCATGCAGCTCGGATTCGCGCCGGGCACCCGCGTCGCCATGCTCACCGCCAACCGCGCCGATACCTGGTGCGCCGGCGTCGCCGCGCAATTGTCGCGGCTCGCGGTCACCTGGCTGCATCCGCTCGGCTCGCTCGACGACCAGTTGTTCCAGATCGAGGACTCCGAAGCCGAGATGCTGATCGTCGACGGCATCACGTTTCGCGACCGCGGCGGCGAGCTCGCGGCCAAGGCAGCGGGCCTGAAGAACGTATTCACGCTCGGCCCGGCGAGCTACGGCGTCGACCTGTTGCAGGTGGTCGAAGATGCCGGCAGCGCCAGCCCAAGGAGCTTTGCGCACTACGACGACATCGCGATCCTCAACTATACCGGCGGCACGACGGGCAAATCCAAGGGCGCGCTGCGCCATCATCGCGAGAATGCCGGCGCCACCACCGCGATCCTTGCCGACTTCGAGATTCCGGAGACGCCACGCTACCTGACGGTGGCGCCCATCAGTCATGTCGCGGGTACAAAAGTGCTGCCGACGCTGATGCGCGGCGGCACCGTGCACATGCTGAAGGGCTTCGATCCGGAAGCCGTGTTCAAGACCATCGAGCGCGAGAAGATCAACTCCACGCTGTTCGTGCCGACGATGATCTACGTGATGCTGGATCATCCGGCGCTTCCCAAGACCGACCTGTCCTCGCTCGAGCTGCTGCTCTACGGCGCATCGGCGATGTCGCCGAGCCGGCTGGTCGAGGGGATCGAGCGGATCGGCCCGGTGTTCTCGCAGCTCTACGGCCAGACCGAGTGCTATCCGATCTCGGTGCTGCGCAAGGCCGATCATGATCCGAAGACACCGGAGCTGTTCGCGTCCTGCGGCTTCCCGATCACCGCCTGCCAGGTCAAGATACTCGACCAGGACGACCAGGAGGTCGCGACCGGCGAGGCCGGCGAGATCTGCGTGCGCGCGAGCCACGTGATGGCCGAATACTGGAAGCGGCCCGACATCACGGCCGAGACGCTGAAGAGCGGCTGGCTGCATACCGGCGACATCGCCCGCATGGACGAGCGCGGCTACATGTTCATCCTCGACCGCAAGAAGGACATGATCGTCTCCGGCGGCTTCAACATTTTCCCGCGCGAGGTCGAAGACGTGCTCTCCCAGCACGCCGACGTGGCGATGGTCGCCGTGGTCGGCGTGCCCGACGACAAATGGGGCGAGGCCGTCACCGCCGTCGTCGTGGCGCGCGAGGGCGCAGCACCCGACGCGGACGAACTGATCGGGCTGGTGAAGGCGAAGAAGGGCTCGGCGCATGCACCGAAGCAGATCCAGTTCGTCAAGGAGCTGCCGATGACCGGCGTCGGCAAGGTCGACAAGAAGGTGCTGAAGGCACGCTTCTGGACCGGTCGCGACCGCATGGTGGGGTGA